A section of the Malania oleifera isolate guangnan ecotype guangnan chromosome 2, ASM2987363v1, whole genome shotgun sequence genome encodes:
- the LOC131149120 gene encoding uncharacterized protein LOC131149120: MSNGELVSEDPDQVLSIFDYLADNVPQWNTRYTQAPMTAHPISTIGGGDVYEPPNCPNNPPPQYQPQQISPSCTSSDLFEDSIAQMANMLQQFMQTQVDHNNELWDTINAISTQLDILENEELLAEPQPSPQEYQQPQQQIPDVSLEIIEATTTSRSEKEFPQPEMLIVEQPIVPALEVMAEPEEVKEKSEETGPQAEHLVDDETDTHTEYQLVVPPTPSSEIVKSSLPPESDVKEPSVEVDSCNGMMICTPDKKGDQSGEHMIFKESGKTFNVNASKELQVIILITFSQPLVRKETNFLETMLNKDPFLSTQEGRPAHKLFGILTRINLSEVDFCAGIKTDPLWQLKFGEPPMQFIDLRPPDEIPPEPLPRQL; encoded by the coding sequence atgtctaatggagagctcgtcagcgaggatccagatcaggtattatcaatctttgattacttagctgacaatgtcccacagtggaacacacgatacactcaggcacccatgactgcacaccctatcagcacaatcggtggtggagatgtatacgagccaccaaactgcccaaacaaccctccgcctcaatatcagccacaacagatctctccgagctgtacgtcgtcagaccttttcgaggatagcatagcacagatggcaaacatgctccaacaattcatgcaaactcaagtcgatcataataatgaattgtgggataccattaatgcgataagcacacaattggatatcttagaaaacgaagaattgctcgcagaacctcagcctagtcctcaagagtaccagcaaccacaacaacaaatacccgatgtttctcttgagataatagaggccaccactacttcaagaagcgagaaagaatttccccaacctgagatgctcatcgtcgaacaaccaattgtcccagcactagaagtcatggctgaaccagaagaggtcaaagaaaaatcagaggaaacggggccacaagcggagcatttagttgatgatgagactgatactcatacggagtaccaacttgtggtacctcctactccgagctcagaaatcgtgaaatcgtcactcccgcctgaatcagatgttaaggagcctagtgtAGAGGTAGACTCTTGcaatggtatgatgatatgtacacccgataaaaagggtgaccagtctggtgagcatatgattttcaaagaatcaggtaaaacctttaatgttaatgcttctaaagaactgcaggtaattattctgatcactttctctcaaccgttagttcgtaaagaaacaaatttcctggaaacgatgttgaataaagaccctttcttgtcaacacaagagggtcgacctgcacacaaattgtttggtattttgacacgcattaatttatctgaggttgatttttgtgcaggtataaaaactgatccactgtggcagctgaaatttggagaaccgccgatgcaatttatagacctgcggccaccagacgaaattcctccagagcctctgccaagacaattgtga